One window of Akkermansia biwaensis genomic DNA carries:
- the acnA gene encoding aconitate hydratase AcnA, whose protein sequence is MTQIAKSTFTTGTGTPGQFYSLPTLTENGYPRLNRLPVSIRIVLESLLRNCDGLKVTEKDVDNLASWKAKDPGSYEIPFTVARIVLQDLTGVPLLVDLAAMRSAVAGLGKDASVIEPLVPVDLVVDHSVQVDWAGRTDALEKNLDIEFQRNAERYEFLKWGQQAFQTFSVVPPSVGIVHQVNLEYLTPGVMEKDGVYFPDTLVGTDSHTTMINGIGVVGWGVGGIEAEAGMLGQPVTFLVPEVVGVHMTGKLREGVTATDLALHVTKMLRRHGVVGKFVEFFGEGAAALPLADRATVANMAPEYGATMGFFPMDEHCSDYLRQTGRSEESIATYENYFKAQNLWGMPRNGELDYTDQLELDLSTIQPAVSGPKRPQDHIRLDSIRDSFRSMVSAPIAEGGYGKTESPSVKVTMHSPAGVPVPVEGFSQEAELKDGSILIAAITSCTNTSNPGLMLAAGLLAQKAVKLGLTVPPYVKTSIAPGSRIASDYFAANGLQASLDALGFETVGYGCTTCIGNSGPLNPELEQAVRENNIIGASVLSGNRNFEARIHASIKTNFLMSPPLVVAFALAGRVDIDFQKEPLGTDKNGKPVFLKDIWPSSAEIAEAVAKSRNPEAYRELYTITPDKNPRWAAVHAPSGSVFQWNENSTYIQNPPFFCGFNGQTRTLADITDARPLGIFGDSVTTDHISPAGAIRETGPAGLYLQSMGVSRNDFNSFGSRRGNDRVMTRGTFANVRIKNLMVDGTEGGYTLYFGNREIPAPDKNIPASAGSPAFIYDAAMAYARDNTPLIVIGGEDYGMGSSRDWAAKGTNLLGVKAVVTKSFERIHRSNLIGMGVLPLNFANKEDYDRIAPLKDVTFSILGLNNDISPRQQVTLRVQPADAPAFDIPVVVRIDTPIEKEYYLAGGILQYVLTQILK, encoded by the coding sequence ATGACCCAGATCGCCAAGAGCACGTTCACCACGGGAACCGGAACCCCGGGACAGTTTTATTCATTGCCCACCCTGACGGAAAACGGCTACCCGCGCCTCAACCGCCTGCCCGTTTCCATCCGGATCGTGCTGGAATCCCTGCTCCGCAATTGCGACGGACTGAAAGTGACGGAAAAGGACGTGGACAATCTGGCCTCCTGGAAGGCGAAAGATCCCGGTTCCTATGAAATTCCGTTCACCGTAGCCCGCATCGTTCTCCAGGACCTGACCGGCGTTCCCCTTCTGGTGGACCTGGCCGCCATGCGTTCCGCCGTGGCCGGGCTTGGAAAAGACGCTTCCGTTATTGAACCGCTGGTGCCCGTGGACCTGGTCGTGGACCATTCCGTGCAAGTGGACTGGGCGGGTCGCACGGACGCGCTGGAAAAGAACCTGGACATTGAATTCCAGCGCAACGCAGAACGCTATGAATTTCTCAAATGGGGCCAGCAGGCTTTCCAGACCTTCTCTGTGGTTCCTCCCTCCGTGGGCATCGTCCACCAGGTGAACCTGGAATATCTGACGCCGGGCGTCATGGAAAAGGACGGAGTTTATTTCCCGGACACTCTCGTGGGTACGGACTCCCACACCACGATGATCAACGGCATCGGCGTGGTAGGCTGGGGCGTGGGCGGCATTGAGGCGGAAGCCGGCATGCTGGGCCAGCCCGTCACCTTCCTGGTGCCGGAAGTCGTAGGCGTCCACATGACGGGAAAACTCCGGGAAGGAGTCACTGCCACGGACCTTGCCCTGCACGTCACCAAAATGCTGCGCCGGCACGGCGTGGTAGGAAAATTTGTAGAGTTTTTTGGAGAAGGCGCCGCGGCCCTGCCGCTGGCGGACCGCGCCACCGTGGCGAACATGGCCCCGGAATATGGCGCCACCATGGGCTTCTTCCCGATGGACGAACACTGCTCCGACTACCTGCGCCAGACCGGCAGAAGCGAGGAATCCATCGCCACGTACGAAAACTACTTCAAGGCACAGAACCTCTGGGGCATGCCCCGCAATGGAGAGCTGGACTACACGGACCAGCTGGAGCTGGACCTTTCCACGATCCAACCCGCCGTTTCCGGCCCCAAACGTCCGCAGGACCACATCCGCCTGGACTCCATCAGGGACAGCTTCCGCAGCATGGTCAGCGCACCCATTGCGGAAGGCGGTTACGGAAAAACGGAATCCCCCTCCGTAAAAGTGACCATGCACTCCCCCGCGGGTGTCCCCGTTCCGGTGGAAGGTTTCAGCCAGGAAGCCGAACTGAAGGACGGCAGCATCCTCATCGCCGCCATCACCTCCTGCACCAATACCTCCAACCCCGGTCTGATGCTGGCCGCCGGGCTTCTGGCCCAGAAAGCCGTGAAACTGGGGCTGACGGTCCCCCCCTACGTAAAAACATCCATAGCTCCGGGCTCCCGCATCGCTTCCGACTACTTCGCCGCGAACGGACTCCAGGCCTCCCTGGACGCCCTCGGCTTTGAAACCGTCGGCTACGGCTGCACCACCTGCATCGGCAACTCCGGCCCCCTGAACCCGGAACTGGAACAGGCCGTGAGGGAAAACAACATCATCGGCGCCTCCGTGCTGTCCGGCAACCGCAACTTTGAGGCGCGCATCCATGCCTCCATCAAGACCAACTTCCTGATGTCGCCGCCTCTGGTCGTCGCTTTCGCGCTGGCGGGCCGCGTGGACATTGACTTCCAGAAGGAACCCCTGGGTACGGACAAAAACGGCAAGCCGGTATTCCTGAAGGACATCTGGCCCAGCTCCGCGGAAATTGCGGAAGCCGTCGCCAAATCCCGCAACCCGGAGGCCTACCGGGAACTTTACACCATCACGCCGGACAAGAACCCGCGCTGGGCCGCCGTCCACGCCCCCTCCGGTTCCGTCTTCCAGTGGAATGAAAACTCCACCTACATCCAGAACCCGCCCTTCTTCTGCGGCTTCAACGGACAGACCCGCACGCTGGCGGACATTACAGACGCCCGGCCCCTGGGCATCTTTGGCGACTCCGTAACCACGGACCACATCTCCCCCGCCGGAGCCATCCGGGAAACGGGTCCCGCCGGTCTGTACCTGCAATCCATGGGCGTCTCCCGGAACGACTTCAACTCCTTCGGCTCTCGCCGCGGCAACGACCGCGTCATGACCCGCGGCACCTTTGCCAACGTCCGCATCAAGAACCTGATGGTAGACGGGACGGAAGGCGGCTACACGCTGTACTTCGGGAACAGGGAAATCCCGGCCCCGGACAAGAACATCCCCGCCTCCGCAGGCTCCCCCGCCTTCATTTACGATGCCGCCATGGCCTACGCCCGTGACAACACCCCCCTGATCGTCATCGGCGGAGAAGACTACGGCATGGGTTCCTCCCGGGACTGGGCGGCCAAGGGAACGAACCTGCTAGGCGTGAAAGCCGTGGTAACCAAGAGCTTTGAACGCATCCACCGTTCCAATCTCATCGGCATGGGCGTACTGCCGCTCAACTTCGCCAACAAGGAGGATTACGACCGCATCGCTCCGCTGAAGGATGTCACCTTCTCCATTCTCGGCCTGAACAACGACATCTCCCCGCGCCAGCAGGTCACCCTGCGCGTGCAGCCCGCAGACGCTCCGGCCTTTGACATTCCCGTAGTCGTCCGCATCGACACCCCCATTGAAAAGGAATACTACCTGGCCGGGGGCATCCTGCAATACGTGCTTACGCAAATCCTTAAATAA
- a CDS encoding peptidoglycan recognition protein family protein yields the protein MEYRSLWTGLLAVFAALTFAGCSQNDKMRPPAISFKPQNAPVVPRSMNQMSREVGIRVSYMPKSTYARKRASSMTPRFITIHSTANPKGDANAHSRYLNSGKSRSLNWHFTVDQFGAYQHIPTTETGHHADHSGPGDKYSVAIEMCECTTHNPAVIYNKTAKLTALLMQRYGIPLRNVVPHNYWSGKNCPAPLMTNGRPGYKWSWFISRVDYYYRCLQAGK from the coding sequence ATGGAATACAGATCTTTGTGGACGGGCCTTCTTGCCGTGTTTGCGGCCCTGACATTCGCCGGCTGTTCCCAGAACGACAAAATGAGGCCGCCTGCCATCTCCTTCAAACCGCAAAACGCCCCGGTCGTGCCGCGCTCCATGAACCAGATGAGCCGGGAAGTAGGTATCCGCGTATCTTACATGCCCAAAAGCACTTATGCCCGGAAGCGGGCTTCCTCCATGACCCCCCGCTTCATCACCATCCACAGCACGGCCAACCCCAAGGGGGACGCCAACGCCCATTCCCGCTATCTGAACAGCGGCAAATCCCGCAGTTTGAACTGGCACTTCACGGTCGACCAGTTCGGAGCCTACCAGCACATTCCCACGACGGAAACAGGCCATCACGCAGACCATTCCGGGCCGGGAGACAAATACTCCGTAGCCATTGAAATGTGCGAATGCACCACGCACAACCCCGCCGTCATCTACAACAAGACGGCCAAGCTGACCGCCCTGCTCATGCAACGGTACGGAATTCCCCTGCGCAACGTAGTCCCCCATAACTACTGGTCCGGAAAAAACTGTCCCGCCCCCCTGATGACCAACGGGCGTCCCGGTTATAAATGGAGCTGGTTCATCTCCCGCGTGGACTACTATTACCGCTGCCTCCAGGCCGGGAAGTAG
- a CDS encoding aldo/keto reductase, with translation MSAITSPGDTHRLNNGLPMPGIGYGTYLSPDDEAGVRCILDALEAGYRLIDTASLYGNEDTVGRAVRESALLREEIFITSKIWNTDQGYDSTLRAFDASMQLLQMDYLDLYLIHWPVPAGHADDYRQLNRETWKAMEQLYRDGRIKAIGVSNFLPHHLEALMDRAEVMPMVNQLEINPRYHQTATAAFCRENGILVESWGPLARGGALEEPILRRIADKHNKSVAQICIRWVLQRGIVPLPKSAHKNRIRANLDVFDFSLDGEDMALIETMDAPGNYSIHPDYLSEE, from the coding sequence ATGAGCGCCATCACTTCTCCCGGAGATACGCACCGTCTGAACAACGGGCTGCCGATGCCCGGCATCGGTTACGGAACGTACCTGTCCCCTGACGACGAGGCCGGGGTCCGCTGCATCCTGGACGCGCTGGAAGCGGGTTACCGCCTGATAGACACGGCCAGCCTGTACGGCAATGAAGACACGGTGGGCCGCGCCGTGCGTGAAAGCGCCCTGCTGCGGGAAGAAATATTCATCACCAGCAAAATCTGGAACACGGACCAGGGATACGACAGTACCCTGAGGGCATTTGACGCCTCCATGCAGCTTCTCCAGATGGACTATCTGGACTTGTACCTGATCCACTGGCCCGTGCCCGCCGGACATGCGGACGACTACAGGCAGCTCAACCGGGAAACCTGGAAAGCCATGGAACAGCTCTACCGGGACGGACGGATCAAAGCCATCGGCGTCAGCAACTTCCTCCCCCACCATCTGGAAGCCCTGATGGACCGGGCCGAAGTCATGCCCATGGTCAACCAGCTTGAAATCAATCCCCGGTACCATCAAACGGCCACGGCCGCCTTCTGCCGGGAAAACGGCATCCTCGTGGAATCATGGGGTCCTCTGGCCAGGGGAGGCGCGCTGGAGGAACCGATTCTGCGCCGCATTGCGGACAAGCACAACAAATCCGTCGCCCAAATCTGCATACGCTGGGTGCTGCAGCGCGGCATCGTGCCTCTGCCCAAATCCGCGCACAAGAATAGAATCCGCGCCAATCTGGACGTTTTCGACTTTTCCCTTGACGGGGAGGACATGGCCCTCATTGAAACGATGGACGCTCCCGGCAACTACTCCATTCATCCGGACTATCTTTCCGAGGAATAA
- a CDS encoding DNA topoisomerase, whose product MSKTLIIAEKPSVATDLARVLGKELGKFTRDKSGSFYQNDKAIITSAVGHLLEQKKPMTEGGKSLPWKFDYLPVIPKSFELEPIKQSEDRLKKVLQLARSKDVTEIVNACDAGREGELIFHNLVRYGKWTKPARRLWMQSMTDEAILNAWHSMRSEADMQPLTNAAVCRSESDWLIGLNSTRALTILQSRGGFSVTPAGRVQTPTLAILTQRELEIQAFEPEPYSEVWADFGVQSGVYSGRWIDRDWKKNDNPHSRAERIWDSALATVIRDRCRGKSGTVTEEKKPVTTIAPLLYDLTSLQREAANRYGFSAKRTLQLAQECYEKHKVLTYPRTDSRYLPEDYLGKVYGIVGAVAEENAEFAPFARDILDNKRVKPNRRVFDTKKVSDHFAIIPTGKIEKLSGDVQKLFEMVMARFLAVFFPPAVFEDTRRTTLIDHRDGVTDAFLTTGRVLVEPGWQAVYGRKAGSSSKEELVSVQDGEQAAVREIEIRNAMTKPPARYNEATLLAAMEGAGKLVHDEELAAAMSERGLGTPATRASIIEGLISQEYIARDGRDLLATRRGIELIALLERIGLKTLTSPSLTGEWEYKLKQMEQASLGRESFMDGIKKLTGEIVKRVHDFQEAQQQVELPEMDLDCPCCHAHGLKNTLDAVSCRSCKFSIRKVISGREMADEELKTLIVDGKTGILQGFTSRFGKPFEAGLELNDKCRATLYFPAREEDESAVNEEAVKAASVIVPGMGEHDVMETAKAWKLPTLTAGKENTPVSVARTILGREIPLDQVLKILSEGKSDLMKGFISQRTKRPFDAYLVFNAKLGKIGFEFPPREKKYPARKAAGSGKNAKESKESKGKEGKPKAK is encoded by the coding sequence ATGTCCAAAACCTTAATTATAGCAGAAAAGCCGAGCGTAGCCACTGATTTGGCGAGAGTTCTCGGCAAAGAGCTTGGAAAATTCACCCGTGACAAGTCCGGTTCCTTTTACCAGAACGACAAAGCCATCATCACTTCTGCCGTAGGCCATCTCTTGGAGCAGAAGAAGCCCATGACGGAGGGCGGCAAGTCGCTCCCCTGGAAGTTCGATTATCTGCCCGTCATTCCCAAATCCTTTGAACTGGAACCCATCAAGCAGTCCGAAGATCGGTTGAAAAAGGTTCTTCAGCTTGCCAGGAGCAAGGACGTGACGGAAATCGTCAACGCATGCGATGCCGGCCGCGAAGGGGAATTGATTTTCCATAATCTGGTACGGTACGGCAAGTGGACGAAGCCCGCGCGCCGGCTCTGGATGCAGTCCATGACGGACGAGGCCATTTTGAACGCCTGGCACAGCATGCGCAGCGAGGCGGACATGCAGCCGCTGACCAACGCCGCCGTCTGCCGTTCCGAGTCCGACTGGCTGATAGGCCTGAACAGCACCCGCGCCCTGACCATTCTTCAATCCCGCGGAGGGTTCAGCGTAACGCCCGCCGGACGCGTCCAAACGCCGACGCTCGCCATCCTGACGCAGCGCGAATTGGAGATCCAGGCGTTTGAACCGGAACCCTATTCCGAGGTGTGGGCGGATTTCGGCGTTCAATCCGGAGTTTATTCCGGCCGCTGGATTGACCGTGACTGGAAGAAGAACGACAATCCCCATTCCCGTGCGGAGCGCATCTGGGATTCTGCGCTGGCTACCGTCATCCGCGACCGCTGCCGGGGCAAGTCCGGCACGGTGACGGAGGAAAAGAAGCCCGTTACGACGATTGCCCCCCTGCTGTACGATTTGACTTCCCTCCAGAGGGAGGCCGCCAACCGCTACGGCTTTTCCGCCAAAAGGACGCTCCAGCTTGCGCAGGAATGCTATGAAAAGCACAAGGTGCTGACTTATCCCCGTACGGATTCCCGCTACCTGCCGGAAGATTATCTGGGCAAGGTGTACGGCATCGTCGGCGCCGTGGCGGAGGAGAATGCGGAGTTCGCCCCCTTTGCCAGAGACATTCTGGACAACAAGCGGGTAAAGCCCAACAGGCGCGTGTTTGACACCAAGAAGGTGAGCGACCACTTCGCCATTATTCCGACGGGCAAGATCGAAAAACTGAGTGGCGACGTGCAGAAGCTTTTTGAAATGGTCATGGCGCGTTTCCTGGCCGTTTTCTTCCCTCCCGCCGTTTTTGAAGATACCAGGAGAACCACTCTCATCGACCACCGGGACGGAGTCACGGACGCCTTCCTGACCACGGGGCGCGTGCTTGTGGAACCCGGCTGGCAGGCCGTGTACGGCCGCAAGGCCGGCAGCTCCTCCAAGGAGGAACTGGTGTCCGTGCAGGACGGCGAACAGGCGGCCGTGCGCGAAATCGAGATACGCAACGCCATGACCAAGCCCCCGGCCCGCTATAATGAAGCCACCTTGCTGGCCGCCATGGAAGGAGCCGGAAAACTGGTGCACGACGAAGAGCTGGCCGCCGCCATGAGTGAACGCGGCCTGGGTACGCCCGCCACCCGCGCCTCCATCATTGAAGGCCTGATTTCCCAGGAATACATTGCGCGCGACGGCCGGGACCTGCTGGCGACGCGGCGCGGCATTGAATTGATCGCCCTGCTGGAGCGCATCGGCCTGAAAACTCTGACATCCCCCAGCCTGACCGGAGAATGGGAATACAAGCTCAAGCAGATGGAGCAGGCGTCCCTGGGACGGGAATCCTTCATGGACGGCATCAAGAAGCTGACCGGGGAGATTGTGAAGCGCGTCCATGACTTCCAGGAAGCCCAGCAGCAGGTGGAATTGCCGGAAATGGACCTGGATTGCCCGTGCTGCCATGCGCACGGCCTGAAGAACACGCTGGACGCCGTTTCCTGCCGCTCCTGCAAGTTCAGCATCCGCAAGGTGATTTCCGGCCGCGAGATGGCGGATGAAGAGTTGAAGACCCTGATTGTGGACGGCAAGACGGGGATTCTGCAAGGATTTACATCCCGCTTCGGCAAGCCCTTTGAGGCCGGGCTGGAACTCAACGACAAGTGCCGCGCCACCTTGTACTTCCCCGCCAGGGAGGAGGACGAGTCCGCAGTCAATGAAGAAGCCGTGAAGGCCGCCAGCGTCATCGTCCCCGGCATGGGAGAACACGACGTGATGGAAACCGCCAAGGCATGGAAACTGCCCACCCTGACGGCAGGGAAGGAAAATACTCCCGTTTCCGTGGCCCGTACCATCCTGGGGCGTGAGATTCCTCTGGACCAGGTGTTGAAGATTCTTTCCGAGGGCAAATCAGATTTGATGAAGGGATTCATTTCCCAGCGCACCAAGCGTCCGTTTGACGCCTATCTCGTGTTCAATGCCAAGCTGGGCAAGATCGGCTTTGAATTCCCACCCCGGGAAAAGAAGTACCCTGCCAGGAAAGCGGCAGGCTCCGGCAAGAATGCCAAAGAGAGCAAAGAAAGCAAGGGGAAGGAAGGCAAGCCGAAGGCCAAATAA
- the cobA gene encoding uroporphyrinogen-III C-methyltransferase, giving the protein MAGFVIAKGLFVRLNDNMQQGIVYLLGAGPGDPGLITVRGRELVETAEVLVYDALSSAEMLNWAPASCERIFVGKRASRHALPQEEINALLVKLARHGKKVVRLKGGDPYVFGRGGEEAEALNAAGVAFEVVPGITSAIAGPAYAGIPVTHRRHCTQFTVFTGHEDVNKKESSLDLKGIAEARGTKVMLMGMQKLEEICKALIGYGQVPSTPAAAIQWATTGRQRTVAGTVETLPGKVLKAGLGAPSVVVIGDVVEERVHLDWFERLPLFGKRIVVTRTRAQAGELSSRLRRLGAEVLEMPTIRIAPPTDKREFAEAVVHAHTYDWLVFSSPNGVERFFQAFFAVYKDIRSIGGARIAAIGPGTEAKLREYGLAVDIMPKKYVAEGLVKAFKDAREEIGTIEHSTFLWVRGEDARRVIYDGLISMGAIVDECVAYKTEPETDDVAGAQAVFRETGADIVTFTSSSTAENFFKLGLPWPAGCKAASIGPVTTDTLKGLGHLPAIKAREHDINGLVEAILKACGK; this is encoded by the coding sequence ATGGCGGGGTTTGTTATCGCCAAGGGACTGTTCGTGAGGTTGAATGACAACATGCAACAGGGTATCGTCTATTTGCTTGGAGCGGGTCCGGGAGACCCCGGTCTGATTACGGTCCGCGGCCGGGAGCTGGTGGAAACGGCGGAAGTGCTGGTGTACGACGCGCTGAGTTCCGCGGAGATGCTGAATTGGGCGCCCGCTTCCTGTGAAAGGATTTTTGTAGGCAAAAGAGCTTCCCGGCATGCGCTGCCGCAGGAGGAAATCAATGCCCTGCTGGTCAAGCTGGCCCGCCATGGGAAAAAAGTGGTGCGGCTGAAAGGGGGAGACCCGTATGTGTTCGGCCGGGGGGGAGAGGAGGCGGAAGCCCTGAATGCTGCCGGCGTTGCTTTTGAAGTTGTACCGGGCATTACTTCCGCCATTGCGGGTCCCGCCTATGCGGGCATTCCCGTGACGCACCGCAGGCATTGCACGCAGTTTACCGTGTTTACGGGCCATGAGGACGTGAACAAGAAGGAGTCTTCCCTGGACTTGAAGGGAATCGCAGAGGCGCGGGGGACGAAGGTCATGCTGATGGGCATGCAGAAGCTGGAGGAAATATGCAAGGCCCTGATCGGTTACGGGCAGGTCCCTTCCACGCCTGCCGCCGCCATTCAGTGGGCCACGACGGGGAGACAGCGCACCGTGGCGGGTACGGTGGAGACACTGCCCGGAAAAGTGTTGAAGGCCGGGCTGGGCGCTCCGTCCGTGGTCGTGATCGGGGACGTGGTGGAGGAACGCGTTCATCTGGATTGGTTTGAACGCCTGCCCTTGTTCGGAAAGCGCATCGTGGTGACCCGCACGCGGGCGCAGGCGGGGGAATTGAGTTCCCGGCTGCGCCGCCTGGGTGCGGAAGTGCTGGAAATGCCCACCATCCGCATCGCCCCCCCTACGGACAAGCGGGAATTTGCGGAAGCCGTGGTGCATGCCCATACCTATGACTGGCTTGTTTTTTCCAGTCCCAACGGCGTGGAACGCTTCTTCCAGGCGTTTTTTGCCGTGTACAAGGACATTCGGAGCATCGGGGGCGCCAGGATTGCCGCCATCGGGCCGGGGACGGAAGCCAAGCTCCGGGAATACGGGCTGGCCGTGGATATCATGCCTAAGAAGTACGTGGCGGAAGGGCTGGTCAAGGCATTCAAGGACGCCCGGGAGGAAATAGGCACCATCGAACACAGCACGTTTCTGTGGGTGCGCGGGGAAGACGCCCGCCGCGTTATCTACGACGGCCTGATATCCATGGGAGCCATTGTGGACGAATGCGTAGCTTATAAAACGGAACCGGAGACGGATGACGTGGCCGGAGCCCAGGCTGTCTTCCGGGAGACGGGGGCGGATATCGTGACGTTCACCAGCTCCTCCACGGCGGAGAATTTCTTCAAGCTCGGACTGCCCTGGCCGGCCGGGTGCAAGGCGGCCAGCATCGGCCCCGTGACTACGGATACTTTAAAGGGACTGGGACATCTCCCTGCCATCAAGGCCAGGGAGCATGATATCAACGGCCTGGTGGAAGCCATCCTCAAGGCCTGCGGCAAGTAA
- a CDS encoding PepSY-like domain-containing protein, producing the protein MNISKILLPVVCAAFIAPGLADIPASNVPAPVKAQVQNQFPNAGVIEWDFDHDEDVYEAEFRINGLEYDMKLSADGTVFLIKADIPLQSLPAPVKAAIAKDFPEYALRSAKQITARGTVKYRVDCRSESAAVRKLELYYTPDGRLLSKKIDD; encoded by the coding sequence ATGAACATCTCAAAAATTCTTTTACCAGTCGTCTGCGCCGCCTTCATCGCACCCGGTCTCGCAGACATCCCGGCCTCCAATGTGCCCGCTCCCGTCAAAGCCCAGGTGCAGAACCAGTTCCCGAACGCCGGTGTCATCGAATGGGACTTTGATCATGACGAAGACGTTTATGAAGCGGAATTCCGCATCAACGGCCTGGAATACGACATGAAGCTCTCCGCAGACGGCACCGTCTTCCTCATCAAGGCGGACATTCCTCTCCAGAGCCTCCCTGCCCCGGTCAAGGCGGCGATCGCAAAGGACTTTCCGGAATACGCCCTGCGCAGCGCCAAGCAGATCACCGCACGGGGAACCGTAAAATACCGCGTTGACTGCCGCTCGGAAAGCGCCGCCGTCCGGAAGCTGGAACTGTATTATACCCCGGACGGCAGGCTCCTTTCCAAAAAAATTGACGACTGA
- a CDS encoding zinc metallopeptidase — MYWIILLGSMLLSWLVSARMKSRFSEYSQIPIPMTGREVAEQMLKDNHITDVKVTSTPGHLTDHYNPADKTVNLSESVYNSNSIAAAAVAAHEVGHAVQHAQAYHWLGLRSALVPVVQLSSNLVGIVLMIGIVLLVMGGSPWVLGLGIGLFAVTTIFAFITLPVEFDASARALKWLDRSHLMNYFDHGKAKSALFWAAMTYVVGALSSLAMLLYYVFIFMNARGRN, encoded by the coding sequence ATTTACTGGATCATCCTGCTGGGCTCCATGCTGCTCAGCTGGCTGGTCAGCGCGCGGATGAAAAGCCGTTTCAGCGAATACTCCCAGATTCCCATCCCGATGACAGGACGGGAAGTGGCTGAGCAAATGCTGAAAGACAACCACATCACGGACGTCAAGGTAACGTCCACCCCGGGACATCTGACGGACCACTACAATCCGGCGGACAAGACCGTCAATCTGAGCGAATCCGTTTACAACTCCAACAGCATCGCGGCGGCGGCTGTGGCGGCCCATGAAGTGGGCCATGCCGTCCAGCACGCCCAGGCCTACCACTGGCTGGGGCTGCGCTCCGCGCTGGTACCCGTGGTGCAGCTCTCCTCCAACCTGGTCGGAATCGTGCTGATGATCGGCATCGTCCTGCTGGTGATGGGCGGTTCCCCCTGGGTATTGGGACTGGGCATCGGCCTGTTCGCTGTCACCACGATATTCGCCTTCATCACGCTCCCGGTGGAATTCGACGCTTCCGCCAGAGCCCTGAAATGGCTGGACCGTTCGCACCTGATGAACTACTTTGACCACGGCAAGGCCAAAAGCGCCCTCTTCTGGGCGGCCATGACCTATGTGGTGGGGGCTCTTTCCTCACTGGCCATGCTGCTGTACTACGTGTTCATTTTCATGAACGCCAGGGGCAGAAACTGA
- a CDS encoding thiamine pyrophosphate-dependent dehydrogenase E1 component subunit alpha codes for MAHGDTTLPDLQASALKAYQAILLARAFDTKISSLYKAGKITGGVYLGRGHEAIAACGGVFLTAGYDVIAPFIREQAARVAWGEPIIEAARAYLGSALGYMKGRDGNVHRGLPAEGYMAPISHLGSSVAFVNGCLFAKRLDGKLPGPVGMVFCGDGTTSTGAFHEAANMAKVEQLPLVLVVTNNQFAYSTPNVREFGGASLADRGRGYGFAVHEVDGTDFMALLETFWKAVGAARNGEGPQWVLAKTLRMCGHGEHDDASYIPKELKEEYEKKDPVSVAERQLLEAGWLTPEEAADMKRQYADEVQLAVATAQREPEPDPFREDWNATVWRPY; via the coding sequence GTGGCACATGGCGACACTACATTACCGGATTTGCAGGCAAGCGCCCTCAAGGCCTATCAAGCCATTCTTCTGGCGCGCGCCTTCGACACCAAAATTTCCAGCCTTTACAAAGCCGGAAAAATCACGGGCGGCGTTTATCTGGGCAGGGGCCATGAGGCCATTGCTGCCTGCGGCGGCGTTTTCCTTACTGCCGGCTACGACGTAATTGCACCCTTCATCCGCGAACAGGCCGCCCGCGTCGCATGGGGGGAACCCATCATTGAGGCGGCGCGCGCCTATCTGGGGTCCGCCCTGGGGTACATGAAGGGGAGGGACGGCAACGTTCACCGCGGCCTTCCGGCTGAAGGCTACATGGCCCCCATCAGCCATCTGGGCAGCTCCGTGGCTTTCGTCAACGGCTGCCTTTTCGCCAAACGGCTGGACGGCAAGCTTCCGGGCCCCGTAGGCATGGTTTTCTGCGGGGACGGCACCACTTCCACGGGAGCCTTTCATGAAGCGGCCAACATGGCCAAGGTGGAACAGCTTCCCCTGGTGCTGGTCGTGACGAATAACCAATTCGCCTACTCCACGCCCAACGTCCGCGAATTCGGCGGCGCCTCCCTGGCGGACAGGGGCCGCGGCTACGGATTCGCCGTTCATGAAGTGGACGGCACTGACTTCATGGCCCTTCTGGAAACGTTCTGGAAGGCCGTGGGCGCCGCGCGCAACGGAGAAGGCCCCCAGTGGGTGCTGGCCAAAACCCTGCGCATGTGCGGCCACGGGGAACATGACGACGCCTCCTACATCCCTAAGGAACTGAAAGAGGAATATGAAAAGAAAGACCCCGTATCCGTCGCGGAGCGCCAGCTTCTGGAAGCCGGATGGCTTACTCCGGAAGAAGCGGCGGACATGAAACGGCAGTATGCGGACGAAGTGCAGCTTGCCGTAGCCACGGCACAGCGGGAACCGGAGCCGGACCCCTTCCGGGAAGACTGGAACGCCACTGTCTGGAGACCTTATTAA